TTTGATGCGCCAGCCATACCACAACAAAGGAATGTGGGTATCGTAATTGTAGCCGGAGCCGTGCGTAGTGCCGCCTTTAACAGCATATTCTCCCTCAAACCAAGCGGGTTCGAGCATAAAAACAATATCACCGGAGCGTTTTTGATGAAAACCTTTTCGAAAACGCTCTACCTGCATATTATTGGGCAAAGCAGTGCGCAAAGTGCGGCGGTCAAAAGCATAGACAATGCCCTCTATTTTTTCCAATAAATCAACAGTCATTGCTTCTAAATTTTCTATACCCACTCCGGCAGCCTGAGCTAATGCATGGTTGAAATAAACATTTTGATTAATCACTGCACTCACCCACTGTAAAGAATCGGGAGTACGATAAAAATGGTTGAAATATTCATTGAGTTCGGTTTGCAATTGTGTTTCGGATATAACACCGGCAGGAATACGCAAACTTTGCATGTGGGCGGGGGTTTCAGCACCGCCATGGTCGGCAGTCAAAAACACGAGTACATTTTTTTTACCAATATATTTATCCAAAAATTTCAAAAATCGTTCTATATCCCTGTCCAAACGCACATAGCAATCTTCTACTTCTATAGAGCGCACGCCAAATTGATGTCCGATATAGTCGGGTGAGGAAAAACTCAAAGCCAAAAAATCGGTATAGTCGCCTCTGCCCATTTTTTCGGCTTGCAGAGCTTCTATGGCAAAATCAACCGTAAATGTATTGCCATAAGGTGTGGCGCGTATGAGGTCGTTGTTGTAAAGACCCCGTGCTTTGATGGTATCTAAGGTATAAGGGAAATGGGCTTCGGGAGCGTTTTTAAAAGGATTTTTGAACTGTTGCGTATCAGAAAGGCTTTCGTAGTAGTCGGTGATGGGGAGATAAGTATCCCAGATATTGTGTAAATAATTTGTGGCAAATTGTTTTTCGTTAAAATTTTGTACCCAAGCGGGGAGCTGCTGCATATAGTAAGTGCTGCTAATCCAATTACCCGTAGCACCATCAAACCAATAGGCGGCATTCGGGATATGTCCGGCGGGCAGAATAGAGCCTCTGTCTTTGAGGCAGATGCCAATGACTTTGGAGCGCATATTTGACCACAGACGCAACTCATCGGTGATGGTGGTTGCCAATAACAAATTTGGCGACATCAGCCCCGCCAGAGAGGTGCTACCGACAGTTTGTACGGTTGTATCTTCACAGGTATAAATCGTAGATTCCCTTTCGCGCACATACCAGTTGTTGCCTACAATGCCGTGCCATTCGGGGGTAGTGCCGGTGTAGATAGAAGCGTGACCGGGACCGGTGTAAGTGGGCACATAATTATATTGTGTATTTTGGCAATTAAAACCCTCGCGCAAGAGCCGTTTGAAACCGCCATCGCCATATTTATCCCAGTAGCGATACAAATAGTCGTAGCGCATTTGGTCAATGACAATACCGATGACCAATTTGGGGTGATTATCGGGCGAAGTAGTGACAAGGTGAGATTTCTGTGCCAAAGCCGCAGTATGGCAAATGCCACAGTACAGCATCAACGATATAATATGTTTGTAAAAAAAGGAATACATATACAGCAAAAAGATGATTGGTTATTAATTGCTAAAAACAACGCTTATTTCCAGCCCAAATCTACCCATACAGGCAAATGGTCGGATATGTTGCGGGCTTTTTCATAGTCTTTAAAGTTTTTCACAAAATCAATAACTCCGCTACGCAGGGCTTTCATGATTTGTTTTTCGTAAAAAATATTATCATAGGGTTCGGATAAATAATCATTTTCGGCGTATTTGCTTTTGAGGCTTGTTTTTTGTCCGAGTAAAGCAGGCGAAAATTCATTATGTATTTGCGTAAAAGCATCGTGATGAGCATCTAAATTAAAATCACCCAAAAACACGACATTATCGACGGGATAGGTTTCTTGAATACGATACAACTGCATTATTTCATTTTCGGGCTGTTTTTCGGGCGGTACGGCATGAAAGTTAATCAGCAACAAATCTTTACTACCCACCTGAAAACGCGCCATATAAGGTTCGCGGGCAATGGTGCGCTCAAAAGGCTTCACGAGCATCGCTTTATTGTATAGCTTTACCTTGGATTGTTTCCATATATAAGCATACCGCTCCGAAGTTCCTTTACCTTCGGTGGGGTCGCTGATGGTATAATCCCAATCGCCGCCTTTATTGTTGAGGGCTTCTGCCAAACGCGCCACGCCCTGCGCTCCGTCGCTGCTCACATTAATCTCCTGTAATGCTATTATATCATACGATTTCAGCAAACTCGCCATAAAATCAATTTCGGCATCGTCTTTACTTTTTCCAAAATTACACACATTCCACGACACCAAATTAAATGCTTTTTTAACGGGCTTTTGTTCGGCAGGAATGGGGTCGCTGCTTTCAGAAGAAGAAGTTACGGGCGCATTTCTGTAATCGTCAATAAAAGTTCTGATATTTTGAAGCAGTTGGCGAATCTCTTGAGGTAAAAATGCGGGAGGCTCGGTAGCAAGTGCCACAATGACCAACAATACAGGTGTTAAAAATACCAACGAAAGCAGCCAACGGCGTAATTTAGTTATCATCTATAAAAAAATAAGATAAAAATATTTGAGGTTGCTAAGTTAAAGAACTTGTAGCAAGTTTTTCAAAAAAAGGCACTCACAAGTTTATAAATCATTTAAAATGAATCAATTAGATTACAGAAAAGATTTTAACAAACTATAATAAATGATATATATGTCGCTAAAAAAATTAGTATGATATTATATTTTTGCGCAACTTTACGGCTTATAAAAAAAATTATACCAACACACCATGAAAGCAATTACTATTCTTCGCATTGCAGCAATAATGGGTGCACTGGCAGTTATTTTTGGAGCTTTTGGTGCACACGCCCTCAAAGCACGGCTGAGTCCCGACCGCTTATTATCGTATCAAACGGCAGTCACCTACCAATTTTATCATACATTGGCACTGTTGGCAATCGGTATTTGGTGGCAGCAGCAAAGTTCGGCTACTTTTTTAAGTACAGTGGCTTGGTGCTGGCTGGCTGGAGTCATGCTGTTTTCGGGTTCTATCTATTTATTAAGCACACAGGAAATTACACAGATATCCTTCGGATTTTTAGGACCTGTCACGCCACTCGGAGGTCTGTGTTTTATTGCGGGCTGGTTGCTGTTATTTTGGAATTTACTCAAATATCCCACCACATAAGTCAATTATATACTTTTTAATACGAATGGAATAATAGAGCGACTTTGTCGTTTAGTATCGTTATAAACCCATTTTTAGGCATTATTTTTGTTTGTGTATTTTTTTATAATTTTCTTTAAAAGAAGTCGCCGTTGCCTTTATTCAATCGTAATATAATATGGAGAGAGTTTTATTATATTGTATAGCATTCATTGTCATTTTATCTTACAACACCAAGAGCTATGCTCAAATTACGTCCGAAGAACAAGCCGAAATTGATTCTTTGGCGGTGTTGTATATTAATCAGTATCAGCAATATGCGATTTCAGAGATGTATCGCACCGGAATTCCCGCCAGTATAAAATTGGCACAGGCACTCCACGAAACCAACTATGGCAGAAGCCGTTTGGCTGTTTTAGCAAATAATCATTTCGGTGCCAAATGCCACAATACTTGGTTTGGTGCTACTATTTCATACACTGACGACCGACCCAATGAGTGTTTCAGAAAGTATGAAAGCGTATATGAATCATATATTAATCATGCTAAAATATTAGAAAAAGACCGTTATAAATTTTTATTTCGCTTAGACCGTTCCGATTATAAAGGCTGGTGCTTTGGTTTAAAAACCGCTGGCTATGCCACCGACCCGCGCTATGCCGGAAAACTTATCAATATCATTGAACGCTACCGTCTGCATTTATACGATTTTGCACAAAATGGTGAATATATTGCTGCCTATTCGCCTACACAATCTTCTTTTGTACAAACCGCAGATGCTATAGTTGCCCACACACAGCAGCCCGTTCCGCGCGAACAATATGTATTATCTGCACTACAAACACAAAATACCCCTACTATTCCTGCTGCCGCTATTGTTGCGCAGCCGCACGCCATACCCAAATATTTAGGCTATCGCCCTATTCAATATATCAATGGAGCAGAAGTTGTCACTTATCGTCATCCTGTATATCCTGCACAAATCGCAGAAAAATACAATTGTGATTTAGATAAACTCTTAGATTGGAACGACATACAAACCAACGACACCATCGCTGCCAATACGCCCATTTATTTGGCAGAACGCCGCAGCAAAAGTGATAAAAAATATAAAAAACACGAAGTACAAAAAGGTGAAACCATAGAACAAGTTGCACTGAAATACGGCGTAAAAACAGGGGCTTTGCGCGAGCGCAACCATTTGGAGGCGGGCGAAGAACTTGCCGCAGGTACGGTGCTGTATTTGCGCAAAAAAGCCCCGCATATCACTGAAATTACGAAAGAAACAGCTCCTGCCTCAACAACAGCCATCGCCCCAAAAAAGGAAGATACCCAAAACCAATCTGAACAACAGCAGGTGCACGGCACTCGCCAAAATTCCGTTGTGCCGCCACTTCCCAAACAAAGCGGTACGCCCACCACCTCCACAAAAATAAATCCTGCAACAACAGATACACCTCGCAAACTCGCCATCAGCTATCCGCCGCAAGGCACTAAAATTATCATTCGCGAAAACACCATCGCCTACCACGATGCTCAAAGTGATATTTCAGGTCCAGCAGTTACCGCCCACAATTTTCCGGCAAATACTACTCCGGCAGCTGCTCCTGTTGTTGATGCACCCGCAGCAACTCCCGCTGGCGTTCCTATGAACGAGCGTCTTTATCACAAAGTAACCGCCGGCGACACCTTGTTCAGCCTCGCCAAACGCTACCAATGCAGTATTGATTATATTTGTAGTATGAACAGCAGTATCAAAAAAAATAAAATAGTAGCAGGTTCTTTGTTGCGTGTGCGCTAAAAAAATACATGTTGTTAAAAATCAACTTTTAAAAAAAAACATAAACAATCCGTTTACGACATCATTTCTATAAAAAAACACTGCCTTGCTCTTACAGCAGGGCATTTTTGTTTTTATTTGCAACATTAAAAAAACAGCGCGACAACATTTATTATTTATGAATACCTCTTTACGACAACTGTTTTTGCAACATGTAGCCCAAACCAGCGATGCGCCTTTGCAGTTGGAAATTAACCGCGCCGAAGGTATGTATTTATACAGTCCCGACGGGCAACGCTATATGGATTTAATAGCCGGTATCGGTGTGAGCAATGTAGGGCATTGTCACCCGCACGTTGTTCAAGCTGTGCAGGAGCAAGCCGCCCGCTACATGCACCTGATGGTGTATGGCGAATATATTTATTATCCGCAAGTACAATTATCCAAATTGCTGTGCGCACAACTGCCGCCTTCCTTGAACAATGTGTATCTTACCAACTCGGGGGCAGAGGCTGTAGAAGGTGCTATGAAACTCGCTAAACGCTACACCGAGCGACCTGAAATAATTTCTTTTAAAAACGCCTATCACGGCAGCACGCAAGGAGCATTGAGCATTATGGGCGATGAACTTCTCAAAAATAAAGTGCGCCCACTGCTTCCTGCCACGCGCACCCTGCACTACAATGTAAAAGAAGATATAGCAGCCATCACTACACAAACGGCGGCAGTGGTGGCGGAGGTGGTGCAAGCCGAAGCGGGAGTTATTGCCGCCGATGCCGAATTTTTACAAGCCCTGCGGAAGCATTGCACCGAACAGGGAGTATTGCTTATTTTTGATGAAATACAAAGCGGTTTCGGACGGTGCGGCACGCTGTTTGCCTTTGAGCAATACGGCGTAGTACCGGATATACTGCTGCTCGCCAAAGGAATGGGCGGCGGCTTACCGATTGGAGCCTTCATCGCCGATAAAAAAATAATGAGCAGTTTGAGCCACGACCCCGTTTTAGGACACATCACTACTTTTGGTGGCAATGCAGTATGTGCGGCGGCGGCACTGGCAACTTTGGAAGTGCTGTTGCAAAATAACCTGATGGCAGAGGTAAAAGAAAAAGAGCAATGTTTTTTACAATATTTACAACACCCGCGCATCAAAGCAGTGCGCAGCAAAGGTTTGATGATAGCTGTAGAATTGGACAGTTTTGATACCGTGCTGCAAAGCGTACAATATTGCATAAAAAACGGCATCATCGTAGATTGGTTTTTATTTGCGCCCCACTGCCTGCGCATTGCACCGCCTTTATTGATTACGCCCGAAGAAATACAAACCGCCTGCACGATTATCACGAAAAGTTTGGATTAAAAAATATATTTCCTGTTATATTTCATTAAATATGCTTTATTTTGCCTTCTCGTATGATGACAATACAACAAATACAAGAAAGTGCAGCTTATTTGCGCTCGCGCGGCTTTGAAGCGGCTACCGCCGGTATTATTTTAGGTTCGGGTTTGGGAAAATTAGTGCATCAGGTAGAAGATACCATTATTATACCTTATTCCGAAATTCCACACTTTCCGCTTTCTACGGTTACTTTTCACGAGGGCAACCTGATTTTTGGCACTATTGCCGGAAAAAAAGTGATATTGATGCAAGGGCGGTTTCACTTGTACGAAGGCTACGCCGCCTGGCAAATCACCTATCCTTTGCGTGTAATGCACGCAATCGGTATCGAAAATTTGTTGGTGAGCAATGCCGCCGGCGCACTCAATCCGGCACTGAACAAAGGTGATATTATGCTCATTGAAGACCATATCAATATGATGGGCGACTCGCCACTCAATTTGCCGAATATCAACGATTTCGGGGAGCGTTTTGTGGATATGTACGAGCCTTACAGTGTTGCTTTGCGCCAGCAACTCAGCCACATCGCCGAACAAAAAAATATTCATCTGCCTTCGGGGGTGTATGTAGCTTTGTTGGGACCACAGTTAGAAACCAAAGCCGAATACCGCTTTTTGCGCCTTATCGGTGCTGATGCCGTAGGTATGAGCACTGTTCCCGAAGCCATTGTTGCCAAACAATTACAGATTCCTTGTTTGGCGGTTTCGGTGCTCACCGATGAATGTGACGAAGCGCGCCTCAAGCCGGTAAATGATATTCAGGAAATAATAGATATTGCCAATGCCGCCGACAAACAATTGGTGGTGTTGTTCAAGGAGTTGCTGCAGGTGTTGTAAAAAAAAACGGATACCTCTTAAAATAGCAAAACTCTCAACGATTTTATTGCTCTTTCAGCATACCCACCTGCCGGAAACGCTCAAAAACCTGCTCGCTGTGGGGTGCATCGCGGAGTTCTTCGCTCAAATCCTGCCCTGCCCAGTGTTCATAATGTGTGCCGGTATGCCACAAGCGGCTTGCACTTACATCGTAGATAATGCCCTTATAAGCCACCCATACTTCGGGGCGGTCTTGTCCGTTGCGCAGTGCCAACTGAGTGCGTGTGTAGAAGGGTAAAGAGTGCATTTTTGCAAAATCGCAACAAAATTATACCTTTATCGCTGCATTTTACAACCCTTTTGCGCTTTCGTACATCTTTTTCCAAAAGCCTCTTTATTTTTGTTCCATGCTATTTTCTCGTTTTTTAAAATTTTGGTGTGTGTGGTCTTGTTTTCTGCTGCCTTTGGTGGCACAACAGGATTTTCCTTTGGGTACTTGGCGCAATCATCTGCCTTATAATGAACCCACCTGCATCGCACAAGCCGGCAATCGTTATTATTGCGGCACTAATAATTCGGGTGTGTTTTATTACGATGCCGATGACAATGAATTGCGTGGGCTTTCCACTATCGAAGGGCTTTCGGAAATCGGTGTGCAGCAACTCGCCTACTCCGACAGCCGCCAACTGTTGTTCATCGCCTATCAAAACTCCAACATAGATATTTTGCTGCAAAACGGTGCTGTAAAAAATGTGAGCGACCTGAAAGAAGAGTCTATGAGCGGCGATAAAAATATTTATGATATAATGCTCACCGACTCGCTGGCATATTTAGCAACGGGTTTTGGTATTGTAGTGATGGATTTGGAAGATTTTTTAATCCGCGATACTTACTACATTGGTAACAACAACAGCACTTTGCGCTGCTATGCCCTTGCCCAAGATGCCAACCTGCTGATGGCTGCCACCGAAAACGGCGTGTATTATGCGCCGAGCAATGCCGAATTGCTGTTTAGTTCAGAAACGTGGAGCCGCTTTGACGAAACAGAGGGCTTGCCCACTGACAATGTACGGCATTTGGTGTATATCAATCAAACATTTTATGCCGCCGATGATACGAAAATATATCGCTACAACGACAATAGTTGGGAAAATTTTTATGCCCTGCCCGCCACTTGGAGCATACAAAATATGAGTGCTAACGGCGAAAAACTGATGGTGTGCGAAAATCATGCTCCCGACAACGAGAATATTACCGAAGCCCGCATCGCTTATTTTGATGCGGTTACTTCATTTCAAAGCCCTTTGTATTTACAAGCACCCACTATTTACCGCCCCCGCGAAGTTGTTTTTTCTGCCAGTACACAAACCTTTTGGATAGCCGATTTTTATGCCGCCCTCACCCAAGCCTCTGCTACTCAGGTATTGGGGCAATACAGCATCAATGCGCCGGGCAGCAATGTACTGCGTATGGCTGTAAAAAAACGGCAAGTGTATGTAGCCCCGGGCGGCGTAGCTTCCAACGGCGCGGCTCTTTACAATCGCGATGGTTTTTATCGCTACAACACCGAAAATTATTGGGAAAATTATAACATCTACAATACCTCTTTTATCAACGACAACGGCTTGTACGATTTTATCCGCATCACAAATCACCCTACCCAAGATATTACTTATTTCGGAATGAACGGCAAAGGACTATTGGAATGGAAACCGGAAGGATTTACGCTCTACAACGCCTCCAACAGTGCGCTGCGTGCCGCCACTGGCGATCCCAACGCCACAAAAGTATGCGGATTGGAGTGGGATAAAAGCCAAAACTTGTGGATAGCCAACTACGGCGCAGAAAAACCCATAGTGGTAAAAACAGCAGCAGGTGAATGGCTTTCTTTCGATAATGGAAATGTATTCAGTACCGAAAACAGCTTTTTTGATGTGGCGATAGATGGCTACAACAACAAATGGTTTTTGGTGCGCACCAATGGAATAGTGGTATATGACAGTGGTGATGATATTGCCGATGATAATGACGACCGTTATCGCTGGCTCACAACCACCTCCGCCGATATGCCCACCAACGACATTTTGTGTATGCAAACCGACCGCGAAGGCGAAGTATGGATAGGTACTGCCGATGGCGTAGTGGTTTTTTATTGTGGGTATGATATTTTTAATACCGCCTGCAAAGCTGAACAACCCATTGTGGACATCAACGGAAAATTGGCGCGGCTCTTAGACGGCGAGCGCGTGTTGAGCATTGCCGTAGATGGTGCCAACCGCAAGTGGATAGGCTCTGAATCGGGGCTGTATTTAATATCTGCAGACGGGCGGGAGCAGTTGGCGGCATTTAACCGCAGCAACAGCCCTTTGCCTTCCAATATCATCAAAACACTCGCCATTGACCACGAAAGCGGCGAGTTATTTATAGGTACGGATAAAGGAATCGTTTCTTACAAAGCCGATGCTACACAGGGCGCGCGCAATTTTGACAATATTTTAGTATATCCCAATCGGTGCGCCCCGATTACGAAGGTGATATAGCCATAAAAGGTTTAGTAGAAGATGCACAGGTAAAAATCACCGACATCAGTGGTCGTTTGGTGTATGAAACCACCGCTTTGGGCGGGCAGGCAATATGGAACGGCAAAACCTACGAGGGCAAGCGCGTACAAACAGGTGTATATTTAGTACTCGCCACCAATACCGATGGCAGCGAAGCGGCAGTAGCAAAAATATTTATGATACACTGATAAAGCAGGATACTTTGAAGCAGGTAGGTACTTCGGAAGTACTCCCCTGCTTCAGAACTTCCCCCATTTAGTTTTGCTTAATTTTCGTAAAGTTCTGATAAAAACTTCCTTCCTTCAAAAAGAAGGAATTGAGAGAGGTACATTTTTTTATGTTCTTTACGCTAAATTTCACGTTCTCGACGTAAAAATTTACGGTAGCAGACGTAAACGATGCACCTTTGAACCTAAAATATAGCATAGATGCAATAGAAGTATTCTTTTGATAAATGTATGGCTGCTTCATTGAGGGTTTATTTTGGCTAAGTACCTGTGATTGCTTAAATTCGGAAATAAAACGGAAAGATTGCCTTTTTTGATAAAAAATATACATTCAGGTAAGTTTTTTTAGCATTATTTTTGCCACACAATATACTCATTGACTTCGCTGCGTGGTTTGTAGCCCTTGGCAGCATAGCATACTACATACACAACTTACCTATGTCGCTTACAAAACCCGCCACTCCTACTCCTTCGCAACTCATTGTGCGCATTTCCTGTCCCGATGAAAAAGGCTTAATTTATCGCATTTCCAAAGTAATATTTGAAGAAGGCTATAATATCATCGAAAACGATGAATTTGTTGATGAAGAAAAAGACCATTTTTTCTATCGCTGTGTATTGTCTGCACCCACCACTACCGACGAAGGCAAGCAGTTGGTGCAAAGATTGCGCGATACGCTGTTGCCCGGTGCTTTTATTGAGGCATTGCCCAACCGAAGCAAAAAAATATTGCTGATGGCAACGAAGGAGCACCATTGTTTGGGCGATTTGCTGCTGCGCTGCCACTACCGCCACCTCAACGCCCAAATTGTAGGCGTGGTGAGCAACCACGAAATATTACGCGATTTGGTAGAAAAATTCCATTTGCCTTTTCACTGCATCAGTGCAGAAGGGCTCAGCCGCGAAGCCCACGAAGCTCAGGTATTGGAGTTGTTGCAGACTTTTTCTTTTGATTATATCGTGCTGGCAAAATATATGCGTATTTTGAGTTCGGAATTTGTGCAACACTATCGCCACCGCATCATCAACATTCATCATTCTTTTTTGCCGGCATTTATCGGAGCAAATCCCTATCGCCAAGCCTTCGAGCGGGGTGTAAAAATTGTCGGAGCTACTGCGCACTTTGTCAATGAAAACTTAGACGACGGACCCATTATTCATCAGGACATCACGCGCACTGACCACAACTACAACGACAAAGAAATGGCGCGTATGGGCAAAGATGTAGAAACTTTGGTATTGGCAAAAGCCTTAGAATGGGTATTACAGGAGCGCGTAATGATCAACGGCAACAAAACGATCATTTTCTGATTATATCCCATATTTTTACCCTTTCAAAAAAAACATAATGAATAATTTCATATACTGGTTAGAAAGTTGGCAGATTTTAGATACCAAAATTTTTAATTATAACGATTCGGTAAATTTACTGTTTCGTTTAGGGGTCAATCTATTGGTGAGTTTTGTATTAATCCACTACATTTATTATCCCAAACGTCAAGATAAAGAATACTATTTTACTTTTGTAGTATTAAATACGCTGGTATTTTTTGTATGCCATTTGCTCAGTGAAGTAAAATTTGAATTAGGTTTCGCTTTCGGCATTTTTGCCCTATTTTCCATTCTACGATATCGCACTACTACCCTGCCGGTGGTAGAGATGAGCTATCTATTTGCCGTTATTGCCATTGGGTTGGTCAATGCGATGAGCAATAAAAAAGTGAGCTATTTTGAGCTTCTTTTTACCAACGTTTTTATTACAGGCGTTATTTATATATTAGATGTCGTGTGGATGTCAAAGCAGGTGGCTTTTCAAACAATAGTATATGAAAAAATAGAAAATATCAAGCCCGAAAACCGCGAGCAGCTCATCACCGACCTCAGCAAGCGCACAGGGCTGAATATCACTCGCGTAGAAGTAGGTCAAATCAATTTTATCAACGATTCGGCACGCATCAAATTATTTTATATGCCCGAAAAAGGAAATATTATCAGTTCGCCCGAAAGAGGCTGACCTTTACGGAGCTACCGGGTATTTTTTTAAAAAGGACTGGCATAATTGGGGTTGTTGAGAAAAGAAGTATCGGTAAAAGTTTTCAAAAAAGCCAGCAAAGCCGCTTTATCCGCTTCATTCATGTGTACCCCCCCTGGCGATTCTGCCCCGATAATCGGGTGCAGCGTAGGCGAACTTTGAATACCCTCGCTGTAATGATTGATGACTTCTTCCAACGTAGCAAAACGCCCGTCGTGCATATAAGGAGCGGTCATTTCAATATTGCGCAAAGTAGGGATACGAAACATACCATTATCATTGGCATCTTTTGTAAAATTTCCCAAACCTTTATCCGCAAAACCGAAAAAATCGCCCACGGCATCTAAGCCGTTGTTGCCAAAATTGTTGTTGGTTGCCAACACACCGCCATGGCAGTGGTAGCAGTTGCCCACTTCTGTATTAAAAACCTCTTTCCCGCGCAATTCCTCTTCCGTAAAAAACACCCCCGAACCATTTTGCTGCGCCAAATCAAATTTGCTTTTGCCCGAAATGAGGGTACGCACAAATTGTGCAATGGCAGCAGTAGCACGCTCGCGGGTGGCAGTGTGCGTACCGAATGCCTTGCCAAACCGGTCGGGGTACTGCGGGTGGCGGTTGAGGCGTTGCAGGGCTTCGTCCCAAGTTATGTTCATTTCTATGGGATTCTCTACCGGCTCGCCCGCCTGCGACTCCAAAGAAGCGTGTCTGCCGTCCCACATAAAATGCTGGCTATACACCAAATTTATCAAAGCCATCGACTGCCGCACACCTTCTGCGCCGCTAATGCCTTTGCTGAAGCGATTGGGATCGGAAAAACCGTGTTCCTGACGATGGCACGAAGCACAAGATTGCGTGCTGTCGCCGGAGAGGATAGGGTCGTAAAAAAGATGCCTGCCCAAATCGAGCATTTCTACATTAACAGTGTCAAAGGCGGCGGGCAAAGGTGGCAAACCTTTGGGCGCGGTAAGTGCCGCCAAAGTAGGATCGGGATATACAGGTTCGGGTGTGGGATCTTCTTTCGGGTCGCAAGCTGCCAGCACAACCGACAGCAGCCCATACACAGCAAATGCACGAAAACGCTTCATATTTGATAAACGCCGCAAAGTGAAGTTTAGTTGTTAAATAGTATTCTTAATCAAAAACAGTTGTGATTTTATAAAAACAGCATCTAAATTAATAAAAAAATTCGATAAATCTCTGATATTTATGTTGTAAAGGCATATTTTAGCCATATATAACCTGTATTTTATTGCTACCTTTGCAATAATTTTAATCATTTTTATCCTTCTTTTCAAAAAAAACATTTTCCGAAATCATGGCTAAACAAAAAATTGTTGATTTACTTGGAGATAAGGCTTCGTATTTGCTGGAGCATAAAAGCAGCACTATCGGCAAAAACGATATTATACACACCGGTCCGAATTATGTAGGCGACATTTGGGCAAGTCAATCGAATCGCAGCGTGCCCGTAGTGCGCAATATCGCCGCTTTGTACAACAATGGTCGCCTCGCCAACAGCGGTTATGTATCCATTTTACCCGTTGACCAAGGCATTGAACACACCGCAGGTGCCTCATTTGCTCCCAATCCCATTTATTTTGACCCCGATAATATCGTAAAACTCGCCATCGAAGGCGGTTGCAATGCCGTAGCTTCTACATTTGGCGTATTGGGTATTGTGGCTCGTAAATATGCCCACCGTATTCCTTTTATCGTAAAAATCAACCACAACGAACTTCTTACTTATCCCAATAAATATGATCAGGTATTGTTTGGTACTG
The window above is part of the Sphingobacteriales bacterium genome. Proteins encoded here:
- a CDS encoding glucosaminidase domain-containing protein: MERVLLYCIAFIVILSYNTKSYAQITSEEQAEIDSLAVLYINQYQQYAISEMYRTGIPASIKLAQALHETNYGRSRLAVLANNHFGAKCHNTWFGATISYTDDRPNECFRKYESVYESYINHAKILEKDRYKFLFRLDRSDYKGWCFGLKTAGYATDPRYAGKLINIIERYRLHLYDFAQNGEYIAAYSPTQSSFVQTADAIVAHTQQPVPREQYVLSALQTQNTPTIPAAAIVAQPHAIPKYLGYRPIQYINGAEVVTYRHPVYPAQIAEKYNCDLDKLLDWNDIQTNDTIAANTPIYLAERRSKSDKKYKKHEVQKGETIEQVALKYGVKTGALRERNHLEAGEELAAGTVLYLRKKAPHITEITKETAPASTTAIAPKKEDTQNQSEQQQVHGTRQNSVVPPLPKQSGTPTTSTKINPATTDTPRKLAISYPPQGTKIIIRENTIAYHDAQSDISGPAVTAHNFPANTTPAAAPVVDAPAATPAGVPMNERLYHKVTAGDTLFSLAKRYQCSIDYICSMNSSIKKNKIVAGSLLRVR
- a CDS encoding endonuclease/exonuclease/phosphatase family protein, coding for MITKLRRWLLSLVFLTPVLLVIVALATEPPAFLPQEIRQLLQNIRTFIDDYRNAPVTSSSESSDPIPAEQKPVKKAFNLVSWNVCNFGKSKDDAEIDFMASLLKSYDIIALQEINVSSDGAQGVARLAEALNNKGGDWDYTISDPTEGKGTSERYAYIWKQSKVKLYNKAMLVKPFERTIAREPYMARFQVGSKDLLLINFHAVPPEKQPENEIMQLYRIQETYPVDNVVFLGDFNLDAHHDAFTQIHNEFSPALLGQKTSLKSKYAENDYLSEPYDNIFYEKQIMKALRSGVIDFVKNFKDYEKARNISDHLPVWVDLGWK
- a CDS encoding alkaline phosphatase family protein, with amino-acid sequence MYSFFYKHIISLMLYCGICHTAALAQKSHLVTTSPDNHPKLVIGIVIDQMRYDYLYRYWDKYGDGGFKRLLREGFNCQNTQYNYVPTYTGPGHASIYTGTTPEWHGIVGNNWYVRERESTIYTCEDTTVQTVGSTSLAGLMSPNLLLATTITDELRLWSNMRSKVIGICLKDRGSILPAGHIPNAAYWFDGATGNWISSTYYMQQLPAWVQNFNEKQFATNYLHNIWDTYLPITDYYESLSDTQQFKNPFKNAPEAHFPYTLDTIKARGLYNNDLIRATPYGNTFTVDFAIEALQAEKMGRGDYTDFLALSFSSPDYIGHQFGVRSIEVEDCYVRLDRDIERFLKFLDKYIGKKNVLVFLTADHGGAETPAHMQSLRIPAGVISETQLQTELNEYFNHFYRTPDSLQWVSAVINQNVYFNHALAQAAGVGIENLEAMTVDLLEKIEGIVYAFDRRTLRTALPNNMQVERFRKGFHQKRSGDIVFMLEPAWFEGEYAVKGGTTHGSGYNYDTHIPLLWYGWRIKAGESARPVWITDIAPTLANFLHLMEPNAAIGTPIPGLTK
- a CDS encoding aspartate aminotransferase family protein, giving the protein MNTSLRQLFLQHVAQTSDAPLQLEINRAEGMYLYSPDGQRYMDLIAGIGVSNVGHCHPHVVQAVQEQAARYMHLMVYGEYIYYPQVQLSKLLCAQLPPSLNNVYLTNSGAEAVEGAMKLAKRYTERPEIISFKNAYHGSTQGALSIMGDELLKNKVRPLLPATRTLHYNVKEDIAAITTQTAAVVAEVVQAEAGVIAADAEFLQALRKHCTEQGVLLIFDEIQSGFGRCGTLFAFEQYGVVPDILLLAKGMGGGLPIGAFIADKKIMSSLSHDPVLGHITTFGGNAVCAAAALATLEVLLQNNLMAEVKEKEQCFLQYLQHPRIKAVRSKGLMIAVELDSFDTVLQSVQYCIKNGIIVDWFLFAPHCLRIAPPLLITPEEIQTACTIITKSLD
- a CDS encoding DUF423 domain-containing protein; this encodes MKAITILRIAAIMGALAVIFGAFGAHALKARLSPDRLLSYQTAVTYQFYHTLALLAIGIWWQQQSSATFLSTVAWCWLAGVMLFSGSIYLLSTQEITQISFGFLGPVTPLGGLCFIAGWLLLFWNLLKYPTT